From a region of the Eulemur rufifrons isolate Redbay chromosome 7, OSU_ERuf_1, whole genome shotgun sequence genome:
- the LOC138386843 gene encoding uncharacterized protein C3orf86-like codes for MSTNEFEQPKKPLDTFFWANEVTGEITYPPLKADTPAASPENPREGLRSPRGSVQEAPPSPQGPTAAPAQRPAPPPSSEASTRDTDSRHALPPTLTYAKVGAQRPLPFSAIAVTIPSPGGTLPALSPFRPAPQPPASTFSVSSSVSWAFTCKLKNVLAGNNRFSF; via the coding sequence ATGTCTACGAATGAGTTTGAACAGCCGAAGAAACCTCTAGATACGTTCTTCTGGGCAAACGAGGTAACTGGAGAAATCACCTACCCCCCACTGAAAGCTGATACACCTGCAGCTTCTCCTGAGAACCCCCGAGAGGGTCTCAGGTCTCCGCGAGGGAGCGTGCAGGAGGCTCCTCCCAGTCCCCAGGGCCCGACTGCCGCACCTGCCCAGagacctgcccctcctccctcgtCTGAGGCTTCAACCAGAGACACAGACTCAAGACACGCCCTCCCACCTACACTGACCTACGCCAAGGTGGGGGCGCAGAGGCCCCTGCCATTCTCAGCAATCGCTGTCACCATCCCATCACCAGGAGGGACTCTGCCAGCACTCAGCCCCTTCAGACCAGCTCCTCAGCCACCAGCCTCGACTTTCTCTGTCAGCTCTTCCGTCTCCTGGGCCTTCACCTGCAAGCTGAAAAATGTCCTTGCTGGGAACAACAGATTTTCCTTTTGA